The segment GGACACGGAGGGGTAGTTTTGACAATATACCTTTTATCTGTCAAAATAATCAACCGTCATTCAATATCTCTTCATGTTACATCTTGCCTCCTCCAAAAAACCCTCTTCACAGAAGAACTCAAATTTAATCTCGATTCAGATTTGTGTattcaaaaccctagaaactGATTCATAAATCTTTCATCTCTTTCTAAATTCaacaatttgttttttattttaatatgatTTGCACTTCACCATGATAAACACATTGAAACAATCAGGGAAATGCCTCATTCTACATAAGCATATTATGATTATACACTACTTCACTTCGCAAAACAGGTATTAATTCAAACCTTTAGAGTTCAGATTGTGTAATTAACCTGCTGAATAATTCTTGTTCTACATATTCTAATTTGGAAAACCCTAGTCGgtcaaatcaaaaccctagatcgTATCCACATTTTTAGCCATTCTCCAAATCAGCTCAATGTTTCTCAAAAAGAGTTAATTTCGCTAAGTTTGTGTCTTCCCTTCACTGTTTTAATCTATTTTGAGGATTAAAtcatatatatgttatttttattcaTCGATCAAATGAGTTATGTTTTTTATGTGGGAATCTATCTTTCGTTTGATTATTTCATGTTAAAATAGAATACATAGGCTTCAATCATCGAAAATGGCTACATCAACACGTGATTCAAAATCTACACCATAAGATCATCTTGAGGACATTATTACCAAACCATATCAAGATATTATAGGTATTTAAGCTATAACTTCATATCAAATTTATGTTTTtgttaaaacctaattgttttgtgttttGGGGACTTGAACTTTCTTGCTTTTCTAAaaccaaatctgttattttgtTTGATTAATTACATGATTTGGCAAAACATTTAGTAAAATAGTTTTTGATAACTTGATATTCTAGGTATTCTGATTTTATAAGTCAAATGTTAATTTCTAATTTAGTTTCAGATGTTACTTTGTTGGAATAATTATATGATATTGTAAAAAAGAATTTAGTAAATTATTCACCAAATCTGTAGAGATATTCTTGGAATTTGAATTATAATTTGATTCAATATCTTAGTTTGTTTGGTTTATCTTATTAGTTTCATACTTCTAGTGTCAGTTAGGTGTTTGGTAGATTTAGTGATCGCCCGCTAGGTGTTTGACATAATGCACTCTGTATTGATTTCATATTTTCTGCAATAAAATTGTTATTGAAAATGATAGAATGTTATGCAAACATAACTTGCTTCCTAAATtgattttatatgttattttgtttGAGTAATTGGATTATCTAGTAAATATTTAGTGAAATGTTGTTTGATAATTTGATATTATAAGTATTCTAGTTTAATAAGTAGTATGGTACTTCTTATTTGACTCAGATGTTACTTTGTTTGATAAGTTAGATGATCCAGTAAAAATATTAGTAAAATAGTCTTTAGTAACTTAATATTCTAGGTATTATGATTTGTAAAGTTAGATGTTACTTCATAAATTTGATTTAAGATGTTATTTTATCAATTAACCAGATGTTACTGCTTACTCTGATAAGTCAAAACTAAAATACATTttgagaatttgttattctatcCTAACATAATTGAATTCATCTATTTATGTTTTAGTTTGATAATATTAGATTCAGATTTAGATTCTACATAATGTAGATTCTAAATCATCTCTTGTAATAGGCTTTAGGAAGTTGTTAAACAATTTATTCTAATTTAGGAATTACTTTTCTGAAATTTATATTGTAGCTATGGTTAGTGTTTAATGCAGATTCACTATAGCTTGGGCTAAAAATTTACTTCTTTATTGTAGTTTCggttaaatacttttgaaattatttaCTGTAGCTAGGATTAGTGTTTGATACACATTGAAAGCTAATGAAATTTATTTTGATGTGTTCTTAATGTGATTCTGATGTGTGCTTAATGCGACAGATGGAAATTTATTCTAAAACAGCAAGTGGAAATGTGAAATAATGACTTGGGTAAAGAAGGTTTTCTGCAGAATAAGAAGCATACAAAATAGTTATGTTTTGACCAATCAGATTCCAATTCCATAAGAAAGTAAATGACGAAGCAAAGGAATAGGGAAAGGTTGATAAGGATGGTCATTAAAAATGATGAAGGAATGGATCGATGCAAGAAACATACTAGAAGGACATGAATAATTTTTTTAGAATATTTGAAAGTCTTAGATTATGAATGACATGGTAGTGTTTTGTTCGTTTAAATATTGGTTATCTTTTTTTAGTTTTGAACAATAGCTATGGTTCTTTCAATGGCAAGTGAATGTTTCACAAAATAATAGTCTTGGTTAAAAAAATAGTTATGCTTTGATCAATCTGAAATATCATACTTTTTATGATCAAATATTCATTTTTTGTTATAGTTCATGTACAATATTCTAATAGAGTAATGTTATAGGTTTTCTGtacatttataatattatattagaaTAATGTTAAATGTTGATTTTACATTACAATAATGTTTTAGAATTTATAGATATATGTAATGTTAATAAAACTTACTTACTGTGTATATGaggaatattctaatagaataattttataggttgtattttcatgtataataattttatttcaataatgttctatgttttagaatattagaatattacatatattatatttttactaGAGAAAAGTGGTCTCATGGTCGTACTGTCTCAAAAAAATTGATATTTCgaacattctattagaatagtGTTAAATTTTGTTGGTTTTTATAGATTTATATGTAATGAcctttttacaaaaaaataatattataatttatagaTATATGTAATGTTAATAAGACTTAATTATTATGTATATGTAGAATATTGTGATAGAATAATTTTATAGGTTGTATGTTCATGtataataatttttttggaatattgttCATGTATAATAATTCTTTTGGCGTTTGGAAAATGTGATCAAGCAAAACATCTTAACTTGGagcaaaaagggaagaaatggaaTGACGACTGTTGAAttgataaaatatttaaaagtgttTAATGGTTAATAAATATAGATTATCCTTTTTTTTTAATTGCAACTATGTTTTCAATATTTTGAACAACATGAACAGTTGAATCTTTGCTAAACATTACTTATGGTCTGAAGGTTTAAAGATTGGTGAATgtttaataaaattatattatgGTTCAAGAATGGTTATGCTATAAATAATAATACATGAAATTTGTAGTTAATGTCGTATAATGTTGGTAATATCTTTCACATACTAGATAAGCTTAAAATTAAAGTCTGTATGTACAATATTATAGtaaaataatattatatgtttGTCATTATAAAAAGGAGATGTatgttattctaatagaataatgttatgtgttatttgctATCAAAAATTATAGGCTAACAGCAAATATGTATAAAATtagaatattctaaaagaataaaatatgttGTATGTACATATAGAATATTTTTACAAAATAGTGTTATAGTTTAATCGGTAACAATGcaccaaaaaccataaaaaaaatattacatgTTTGTGACATATATAATCTATTACATATTTATTAATCTTGACTCTTCTAGTTAAAAACTTATAGCTTGAAATATTCAAGTTCCTTTCAAGTTGAGCTTCATCAGTTACAACTATCTGCAACTATAAATGAAATAATTGTTAGAATCAAGTATGGATACAATCAAAGATTTGAAAATGAAGTCTATGAGTGATTATACATCATAATAatgtattatgtaatgtaattgaTCATACAAGACACAATGTAAACACTGACAAAAAATACTCTgaatttaataatatttcttaGTACATCCCCTTACTGCACATTACTAAGAATAATAAACATTGCTAAAAGAGACATCCAACCTTTTGTGTTTGAtgggaaaaaattaaaaaaaactataataatGATCATATTCTAAAAACATCCGATGTATATCATGCACCTGAATTTACATATGGTAAATTTAAGAGCATATAGTCTTTTCTTTAGCACAATCCTTTTCTACAACTTAAGAAGAGCATATTCAAACCAAACTATGCTGAAAACACATCTCCAGTATTTTTATgtttgacaaaaaaaaacatgttttaacGTAACTATGGTAAATATAATAAAAGTAGTTAACATTACATTGTTTTATACCAATTGCGACTCATATTTTAAGAAGTATACTCCAATTCTTAAAGAAGACATTAGTCGTGGGAAAGAGGAATGATACATCAAACTCTTTgttcattcaggattttcatcaaaCACATAGAATGCATGTATAGTTTAAGAGAATTTGCTAGAGAACAGTAACTGTTTTGTACATACATTATCAAATTGAAAATTTAAGATCCAGGAGTAAAAATCAAAGCTTGAAGGGGCTGAAAATCGATCTCGatctgatgacgatgatgatgaataTTTGAAAGAGCTTACCAGGAAGCAAAATCGAAGCTTGAAAATATTGAAAGCGATATGAATCTTATGATCAATTGCTAACATCGATTTATGTAACTTGATGAAAGCGTATTTTGGTGAAAAATCAATTTCAATCTAACTCTGAAGTTGAAAATCATCAAATGAAGGGGATAAGATTTGATTCCGAAGAAACCTCCAATTGCTGAAAACAATCTCAATCGAAGATATCAATTGATGATCAGTCGTTCATGGAAGCTTGAAATCGATGTGAACTACTAATTAATTGTTGAAATCTCTTTCGATAAGCCTATAAAATCACAAATCATCGCAACGTGACTGACAATTAACGTACAAAACTCAAGTTTTTTGCTTCTCATTCAATCAACATATTGTTGCGATTGAGAAAACCATATGAGGAAATCAACGGATGAAAGAGCGAATCTGATTTTGTTACGTTGATTAAGGAAAGATCATGTAAATCAGGGGATTTCATTATATGATTAAAAGCTGACTAATCTACCCTTGAGTGTTTAATTAAGCGTTTTAATCAGGGTTTTTTTTGAACTACAAGATCAAATTTGATCAATGACTAAGATTTGATCTctatgtctcacaaaatataggtggtttCAAATgaacttctatatatatatatatatatatatatatatatatatatatatatatatatatatatatatatatatatatatatatatatatatatatatatatatatatatatatataatgaggaatattgtgttttttatttaattcgaACATGATAAGTTAATGAGTTAAACCAAAAACAAGTTTGAAACAAATAACCAtatataattgtcaaaatttaatgTTTAACCAATTAAAAATGTTAAAAGTCAAAAAAAGAAACATCACcttatttttacatgtttttacttaatttgaacaataaaagaatagttttattttcGTTTGGACATATGTCATTCTATTAGGCTTCTTAATTAATGCATATGTTATTctttttttgtcatgtgtcaccctattatgTCATCTAATTAATGCATGTCATTTATCAACCTATTgattattcatttcaaatttcaaaatttaaatttaccATTCTaaatacattaaattaataacattagaataaaaattaaaataaaattaatacaaattataaagtgatataatttcacatatttatttaaatcaatgattataatttcatataactaaaaaaaaattttaattaataatttatttaaaataattaattaataacttTGAGTTTTTATAATAAAAGTTCAATTGTTTTTGTAACCGTGattttcacgggttataaactagtaaatagtaataaacataaacttaaaaataaGACTTTATGTATTAAGGCATTATGAACTTGATCAATATTGTTTCACGCTATTGTCTTTTATTTAAtttgaacaaaaaaaattaatgagtTAATAAAAATATGACTTGatacatttaacaatataatagtCTTTCAGCTATTTTCTACACAACTCTTCCCATTTATGAACTTGATCAATATTGTTTCACACTATTGTCTTTTATTTAAtttgaacaaaaaaaaattaatgagttAATAAAAATATGACTTAatacatttaacaatataatagtCTTAATCTGTTTATGTATCTTTTCTTCCTTCCAATTTCTTTtgcattaaaattaaaaaattatttatcaatgttaaaactaataaatatcgTGAATTTATTTGTCAAATGTTTtgacaatttatttattttacaaaaGTAAATTTTAAAAAGAACGTAATAACAAACACAAACTACAAACGGTTTAATAGTTACTGATTGAATTATCATAACCTTTTAACACCCAACCAAAATCTTCTAATTATGATATCAAACTcttattaaatttaataaaagacaTAACAAACAGGGAACATTTTTTCAATTTACGTGAAGGGTTATTGGTCACAATTTATGTTCAATGGGTCATGATGAATGAATGAACTTTCGTTatcaaacaataaaaaaaatgaaataaaagccAACTAATTTGACAAACCAAAAAATTGATCGGCAATCGTGGAAATAATAATTGCAAAACTGTAATGGGTAATCATTTTCCTGTAACTGAAAGTgactaataataataaaagattgtttcaaaaatggtGTTAAAGAATATAAATCCACGACGGTGACCAAACAAAACCGATTGGATCGATGATAATTAATAATCCAAAAACAAAAAACTTAACTTGGCTGGTTGGCAAATGGCAATAATGACACTGAAAATAATAGATtgctattattttattttgtttaaaaaaaaaaaaaaaaaaaaaagtacctGTTTCTATTCTGTGTCAAAATTTAACTCATATTAACATGTACAGTAGCGTTTTTGGTTGATTTACAGATAGGGCAGACGTTGATGGAGGATTCACATTCAGTACAGATACAGAGATGTCTGCAAGGTAGCAGTAACACGCATGACTCCACCTTCCCACAATTTCTGCACCTTCTGTTCAATCTGCTGCCATTATTGTCGCCAGTAGTATCATTACCTTGATTCGGAGGATGAGGAGGAGGAATAATTACTTTTACGTTAACGTTTACGTTtacctcttcgtcttcttcttcctTGTAATTGCTTCCGCAGCATGATTCAACATCGTCGGCTGAAGTTTTATTATTATCTGCGTAATCggtttgattttgttgttgttgttgttgttgaattTGGGTTAGGATTCTTTGAAGATTGCGACGTAGAACATTGGCTGTAGCTTCGTTTgtttgagccatttgttgccatATTTGATTCTCTACGCTAAGGGATTTCACTTTTTCTTCTAAAGCAGAATTCAACTTGCTGATCTTCACGATTTCCTCGTCTTTAGATCTCAATCTCTTCTTGATTCCTTCCTCCGCTGCTGCGATTAACCTCATCGAGTTTCTCCTTCGCGTTGCTTCGATCTCCGTTCTCAACTTTTCCGTCTGTAATTAAATTGATAACAAACAAACAATTTGATTTCAATTAGAACACTTACGTTAtcgtaataaaaaaaaaaatgaaaattcatCAAGAGCACTTGGATTCTCTTAATTCAATTCAAATTCATACCTGAAGAGCAATGAATCGATCAATCTCAAGCTGTTGTTGATAGATTTGCATGGAGATATCATGACCGAGAAACGTAAACGTTGCATTCTGGTTCTGATTCACAAACTGAGCATTCGGAAAAGATAAAACCGTCGGATCAAACGAAGACGAATCACGCGAACGTTTCCTCGAAATCGGAAGACTGTAAGTGAGTCCGCTATCGGCTTTCAAACCAGTCGCCGGAATAGTATCCATCATCATTCCCGGCGAAACATACATCGGAAGCAGTCCACTTCCACTCTCCATCTCCCCCATTCCATATCCAAATCTCACACCATCGTCGTACACATTTTTATTTCCTTGATCAATCATCTCCCTACAATATGCCCGAAGAATCAGTATCAAACAACTCAAATCCAATGAAACAACAAAGTCGAAGATGTATCAAAATTCAAAAACCTGTTGGACAGAAGAATGCTTGGAGAGAAGAGATTCACATTCGGAGGTTCAACTTCCATACAGAGAATTCAATTGTGGTTCCGTGATTTGGGGTTTATTGAGGGTTTGTTGTTTGTTTGTTGCTGAAAACGTAATTGATTTCTGGTGTGGGGTGGGGTGGGGTTTTGCGTATTTATGAGAGGCTTTCGTGTGACTTGACTGACTGGTACACAATAACCAACAGAAAATTGGGTCAAGTCCGTAAATAACGCGAAAAGTAAGGGCAAAGCGTTTTCTTCAATAAAAGTAGCTACGGTGGTTTATACGGAGGGAAATACGGTGTAGTCAAAAGGTTATCTGGGAAAAATTGCCACGCAGGCGGTATATGACACGTGGACAGGAGAATGGGCTGTGGGGCCCACGGTCTATTTTAAGATCAAAAGTAAAACAAAAGAGGCAGTTGGGGACAAAAATTAGTACCAAATCCAAATGCTTTGGTCATGGTCGTGGGTAACGCCTTCCCGAACACGTGTTTTGCTTTTCCATTTTTGGCTCCATTTGATTTAAGCTCACCTCTTGGCTCACGTTAGCAGAATTAATAATTCTactattttttttgttgaaaataatatattttatatgtttgttGAGATAAATATAATTCCTCATAATCTACGTCATCTTTTTTGGATTTTCTCGAAATATTTAGTTTGTTGACATTAATAATTTGTTGGCtgtaatatttttttgttgttaCTAAATTAAATAGATATGTTAtgcataatgttttttttatcaaaattcaACCTAtgattaattatttatatttataataatcaataaatttcaaccaataaaaataattaaataattaaatagatgtctatataaaaaaaatagaatgtATTTTTAACCCATCTTTATTTTGAGTTTAAatcaaatgaaaattttatttttttgtaatatAATAATTTTGCAGGCAAAATATACTCTCTTGAGTAACTGATTTACTtttttgcaatatatatatatatatatatatatatatatatatatatatatatatatatatatatatatatatatatatatatatatatatatatatatatatatatatatatatatatatatgcttttgtTGTAATAGTGTATTTACACATGTCTGTCTTTGATAATGAGCATATTTAGATGATATTAACCGGTAGTTGGAAATTAATAATTGTTAAATGGTAACGGGAAGTTTAAGCTGTAATTTTTGTTGGTATATTAATGTTTGATAAAATTAATTGGAaacatttgaaatatatatatatatatatatatatatatatatatatatatatatatatatatatatatatatatatatatatatatatatatatatatatatatatatatatatataaatgacatttttaaggataatcttgaaattttgttataaataaataatatttttgttaAAACACTAAGAACATCTCCAATAGTTAACATCACTAAAACTTATTATTTTAGCCACATCATATATTTGTtaacttttatttaataaatacattttataaatacattttttaatgttaaattttaaaaagtttttttcCACAATTTAACTAATCTatcatttatttatattaaatgtattaataaaccttcatataatttataatttatcatTGTCGGATATGTTTTTCTGAAACTAGAAATAATTATAAAACTACAAAACCGATAAAAGATTATATAACCGGAGTGTTTTATAATATTTGatattttataattttgaaaTCTTTGACAGCTACTAGTAAATCATATAAACTTTTTTATAAAGtatattgatttttatttttattaaatcagttgattaactaataaaaatacaatatctacatattatttataaatatattgcTAATTAATATAGAGGTCAAATTTGACTAacacataaaataataaaaagttaatGGATAATAAGTGTTTGAAGTGATTTTTAGGTAAAGTTTTATTCTCCAATTGCAAAAGTTTTTTCAAAtaagttttttctttttaaaaaaaaaaattcattggaGATGTTCAAATTAACTTTTGATTATTAACTTTTTGATTAAAATATCTTCTAGTGCCGAATGAAAATTCTTTTTTGAACTCTTTTTAAAGCTAAAAGTTATTAATAAAATTTGGTACCGTATTAAATTAATGTTTATTTATGGTTATATTTATTGTATTTTGTTTATTTAACTTAACAAATTAGTCGGATCTAAAACATGTTTCAAATTTTTTTAATTTGTGTTTGTTTGTAGTATGCTTATATATTATTATGAATTTAATATTATGTATCTTATTTTGATGCATATCACATAATAGGAATGCTTATATATTATTAtgaatttaatattatatatgatcATGTTTACAATTTAGCATATTATTTTTTATGTATATCACATAATAAggatgtttatatttttttatgaatttaGTATTATGTATCATCAGGTTTAtaatttaacattttattttgatgTATCTCACATAATAGGGATGTTTATAAATTATTATGAATTTAATATTATGTATCTCATAAGGTTTCCACTTTAacatgttattttgatgtatctCACATAATATGGAGTATAATGGATTGAAACTAAAGGTACAAAAATTCTTGAAAGTTATTTTAAGATTTTACTATGCCGATTTTTGAATTTAGTATATTATATCTTTGTGGATGTCA is part of the Lactuca sativa cultivar Salinas chromosome 7, Lsat_Salinas_v11, whole genome shotgun sequence genome and harbors:
- the LOC111893902 gene encoding probable BOI-related E3 ubiquitin-protein ligase 2 isoform X1; protein product: MEVEPPNVNLFSPSILLSNREMIDQGNKNVYDDGVRFGYGMGEMESGSGLLPMYVSPGMMMDTIPATGLKADSGLTYSLPISRKRSRDSSSFDPTVLSFPNAQFVNQNQNATFTFLGHDISMQIYQQQLEIDRFIALQTEKLRTEIEATRRRNSMRLIAAAEEGIKKRLRSKDEEIVKISKLNSALEEKVKSLSVENQIWQQMAQTNEATANVLRRNLQRILTQIQQQQQQQNQTDYADNNKTSADDVESCCGSNYKEEEDEEVNVNVNVKVIIPPPHPPNQGNDTTGDNNGSRLNRRCRNCGKVESCVLLLPCRHLCICTECESSINVCPICKSTKNATVHVNMS
- the LOC111893902 gene encoding probable BOI-related E3 ubiquitin-protein ligase 3 isoform X2, whose protein sequence is MEVEPPNVNLFSPSILLSNREMIDQGNKNVYDDGVRFGYGMGEMESGSGLLPMYVSPGMMMDTIPATGLKADSGLTYSLPISRKRSRDSSSFDPTVLSFPNAQFVNQNQNATFTFLGHDISMQIYQQQLEIDRFIALQTEKLRTEIEATRRRNSMRLIAAAEEGIKKRLRSKDEEIVKISKLNSALEEKVKSLSVENQIWQQMAQTNEATANVLRRNLQRILTQIQQQQQQQNQTDYADNNKTSADDVESCCGSNYKEEEDEEIEQKVQKLWEGGVMRVTATLQTSLYLY